The Microvirgula aerodenitrificans DSM 15089 genome has a segment encoding these proteins:
- a CDS encoding DEAD/DEAH box helicase, producing the protein MSQTTFADLRLAEPLLRAVADQGYTEPTPIQREAIPQVLAGGDLMAAAQTGTGKTAGFTLPLLQLLASTHANSHPPGRPRALVLTPTRELAAQVEESVATYGKYLPLTSLVIFGGVGINPQISALKKRVDILVATPGRLLDLISQRAVDLSGIEILVLDEADRMLDMGFIRDIRKVLALLPAHRQNLLFSATFSDEIKRLADTLLQSPKLIEVSPPNTTTELVEQSVHLVDRDKKRELLEHLIRERHWEQVLVFTRTKHGANRLAETLDKHGVRAAAIHGNKSQGARTRALSEFKDGSLQVLVATDIAARGLDIDQLPQVVNFELPNVPEDYVHRIGRTGRAGSPGCAVSLVCVDEIKFLADIEKLTRQSIPRFTIEGFEADLSVPPEPIPMGGNRGRQQQPRHNASPRQPRPAAGDRQDSAARESADGAARKKRRRTKKPAGEQAAGQQPEVQATASARPPRAPGKPHEGRSSQPGNRNGGKGGKPRDRDAQPRDRDAQPRDNRPQDSNRGEANGNKQSRNDRAAPGNSMESDPSVYSGQPVLLSHVLNNGGNRKPPRKPVAALLGGHGNKNRGR; encoded by the coding sequence ATGAGCCAAACGACGTTTGCAGACCTGCGTCTGGCCGAGCCGCTATTGCGTGCCGTTGCCGACCAGGGCTATACCGAACCCACCCCGATCCAGCGCGAGGCCATTCCACAGGTGCTCGCAGGCGGAGACCTGATGGCGGCCGCGCAAACCGGCACCGGCAAGACCGCCGGTTTCACGCTGCCCCTGCTGCAACTGCTGGCGTCCACCCACGCCAACTCGCACCCGCCCGGCAGGCCGCGCGCGCTGGTCCTGACCCCGACGCGCGAACTCGCCGCCCAGGTCGAGGAATCGGTGGCCACTTATGGCAAATACCTGCCCCTGACCTCGCTGGTGATTTTCGGCGGTGTCGGCATCAATCCGCAGATCAGCGCGCTGAAAAAGCGCGTCGACATCCTGGTGGCAACGCCGGGCCGGCTGCTGGACCTGATTTCGCAACGCGCGGTCGATCTGTCCGGCATCGAAATCCTGGTGCTGGACGAAGCCGACCGCATGCTGGACATGGGCTTTATCCGCGACATCCGCAAGGTGCTCGCGCTGCTGCCGGCCCATCGCCAGAACCTGCTGTTCTCGGCAACCTTCTCCGACGAGATCAAGCGTCTGGCGGATACCCTGCTGCAGTCGCCGAAGCTGATCGAGGTCTCGCCGCCGAACACCACCACCGAGCTGGTGGAACAGAGCGTGCACCTGGTCGACCGTGACAAGAAGCGCGAGCTGCTCGAACACCTGATCCGCGAACGTCACTGGGAGCAGGTGCTGGTGTTCACCCGTACCAAGCACGGTGCCAACCGCCTGGCGGAAACGCTGGACAAGCATGGCGTCCGCGCCGCCGCGATCCACGGCAACAAGAGCCAGGGCGCCCGTACCCGTGCGCTGTCCGAATTCAAGGACGGCTCGCTGCAGGTGCTGGTGGCCACTGATATCGCCGCGCGCGGTCTCGACATCGACCAGTTGCCGCAGGTCGTCAACTTCGAACTGCCGAACGTGCCGGAAGACTATGTGCACCGCATCGGTCGTACCGGCCGCGCCGGCAGCCCCGGCTGCGCCGTGTCGCTGGTCTGCGTGGACGAGATCAAGTTCCTGGCCGATATCGAAAAGCTGACCCGCCAGTCGATCCCGCGCTTCACCATCGAAGGTTTCGAGGCCGACCTGAGCGTGCCGCCGGAACCGATCCCGATGGGTGGCAACCGCGGCCGCCAGCAGCAACCGCGCCACAATGCGTCGCCGCGCCAGCCACGCCCGGCCGCAGGCGACCGCCAGGACAGCGCCGCGCGCGAATCCGCCGATGGCGCCGCCCGGAAGAAGCGCCGCCGCACCAAGAAGCCGGCCGGCGAGCAGGCCGCAGGCCAGCAGCCGGAAGTCCAGGCAACAGCCAGCGCCCGCCCGCCGCGTGCACCGGGCAAGCCGCACGAGGGCCGTTCGTCGCAACCGGGCAACCGCAATGGCGGCAAGGGTGGCAAGCCGCGTGACCGCGACGCGCAACCGCGTGACCGTGATGCCCAGCCGCGCGACAACCGTCCGCAGGACAGCAATCGTGGCGAAGCCAACGGCAACAAGCAGTCGCGCAACGACCGTGCCGCCCCCGGCAACTCGATGGAAAGCGATCCGTCGGTCTACAGCGGTCAGCCGGTGCTGTTGAGCCATGTGCTGAACAACGGCGGCAACCGCAAGCCGCCACGCAAGCCGGTCGCCGCGCTGCTCGGCGGTCACGGCAACAAGAACCGGGGTCGCTGA
- a CDS encoding uroporphyrinogen-III synthase — protein MSAPLVLVTRPDTVSAALTDRLAQAGLVPLALPVIDIVPDPARLDRLAGELAGCDWLVAVSPSAVSVCADVLQTLPPALKLAAVGAGTARALSALTGRPVLFPTHGNDSEALLACPELADLHDRRFLVVKGRGGRPLLTETLAARGARVVSIDAYERRPRPVDRAALAAALAAHPRAGAVVTSREIANALRDAVGEALWASLQSIVHIVPHERVADRLRQLGVHDVLTTSAGDDGIVAALIEWFATHD, from the coding sequence ATGTCCGCTCCGCTCGTACTCGTGACCCGTCCGGACACCGTGTCCGCCGCGCTGACCGACCGGCTGGCGCAGGCGGGCCTGGTCCCGCTGGCGCTGCCGGTCATCGACATCGTGCCCGACCCGGCCCGGCTTGACCGGCTGGCCGGTGAGCTGGCCGGCTGTGACTGGCTGGTCGCCGTCAGTCCGTCGGCCGTCTCGGTGTGTGCCGATGTGCTGCAGACACTGCCACCGGCGCTGAAACTGGCTGCCGTCGGTGCCGGCACTGCCCGCGCGCTGTCGGCACTGACCGGCCGGCCGGTGCTGTTCCCGACCCACGGCAATGACAGCGAAGCCCTGCTCGCCTGTCCGGAACTCGCCGATCTTCACGATCGGCGCTTTCTTGTCGTCAAGGGCCGTGGCGGACGTCCCCTGCTGACGGAAACACTGGCTGCGCGCGGTGCGCGCGTGGTATCTATTGACGCTTATGAACGCCGGCCCCGGCCGGTCGATCGCGCCGCGCTGGCGGCCGCGCTCGCGGCCCATCCGCGCGCTGGCGCGGTGGTGACCAGCCGTGAAATCGCTAATGCCTTGCGCGACGCGGTTGGCGAGGCCCTATGGGCGTCGTTACAATCAATCGTGCATATCGTGCCGCATGAGCGGGTGGCCGACCGCCTGCGCCAGCTTGGCGTGCATGATGTCCTGACAACTTCGGCCGGAGACGACGGCATCGTCGCCGCGCTGATCGAATGGTTTGCCACGCATGACTGA